A region of the Salvia splendens isolate huo1 chromosome 11, SspV2, whole genome shotgun sequence genome:
GTAGCAGACGGCGCTGATGGAGAGGCATCCCAGTTGCAGAGCTGGCAGTGCAAGGACGACGCTGTCAGCAATGGCACAAACAATGCCACGAGCTCCAGTGACTGCGTGTCTCAGACTCATGGGAAACCGGAGTTGAAAGCCCAAGAATTTGATGGGAAGAAGTCGAGTGCTGCTAATTGTGTGCCGTTAGTCAAGAATGCAACCAGCAGACATTGCCTAGCTTCAATGGTGGTGGTGATGTCCATTACCACAGTGTGCTTTCAAGCCTTTTGAAGAGCTCCCACCAGCTGATTCTGGGGCCTTACAGAAATGGTAAAAGAGGACGAGCTTCATCAGCTGGAACAACAGAAAATCGAGCCCTCGATTGCTCCAGAGTGCATCGCCACAGAGGCTACTAAAGAAAGTGCTCTTCGAAGTAGCTAGATTGCATGAAAATGAATCTGCCAAAAGCAAGGACAGATGTGATGACCGCTCTGTACAGCAAGAAGGCGAGGAAGTCGACAAAACCATGTCCTGTCCGAAAGGAAACGGAGAGAGAAGATAAGCGAGAGATTCGCCATTCTTGGATCATTGGTTCCATCTGGTGGCAAGGTAGTTAAATCTTTGGTCTTCAGATTAGTCCCTCTCGAGAAAAAAAACACGTTGTTGTAACaagattttttatttcttcaacTTTGGTATTGCAGGTTGATAAAGTATCATTACTTGATCACACAATAGAGTATCTGAGAGAACTGGAGAGGAAGGTGCAGGATCTGGAAGCGTACAAGGAAGCAACGGAACGAGAATCTACCACACAGAGCAGGGCTCACGATGCCATGGAGAGGACTTCGGACAACTACGGACACAGCAAGCTTGGAAGCATCACAAAGCTACTCGGGAACAAGAAGAGAGCTAGTGATGTGGAGAAAACTGCACCTGAGAATAAAAGGGCTCGGTCGAGCTCATCGACAGACAGCATAACCATAAGCATCACAGACAAGGATGTGCTGATTGAGATGAGATGTTCTTGGAGACAGTGTGTATTGATTCAAGTTATGGAAGCTTTGACTCAACTGAATCTTGAATCACAATCTGTTCAGTCTTCCAACACTGATGGGattctctccctctctatcAATGCCAAGGTTTGTTGAATTTTagcattatttaattttgttggagCTAGTGAAGAAAATGTTGATTTTGGTTATATGATGTGCAGAGCAAGGGAGTGAAAGGGGCATCAGCTGGTGCAATAAAACAAGCTCTTCAAAAAATTATCAGAAAAATTGAAGATCATGCTCTGATTTTGATGTGGTTCATTTATTTGTTGTACAGGGTTGtataaattactaaaatatttaatttttgcaGATAGTTGTGTAGTGTTCTTCTCAACAAATGATGTTAGTGAATCtgttaattttcattttatttcctttctacTTAGGTAAATTACTTGCAATATACATGTGATATAAAGGTCATATTGAAATAAAGCACTACAAATATACTTCTAAATCAAGAGCTAAGCTCACTAGTATTACATCAAGAACTGATTCCTCCAGAATATATTCTGATATGTGAAGGATGATCTGGTCTGTTTCGGGACGAACATCGGGCCACGATTGATGGCCCGATAAATCTTGGGCCACAACCTGGTTTAAGGTCCTTGCCTGTGTTTGAGGAAGCAGATAGAACTGAGCATCTCTCTTGATCTCATCAACTACAGCTTCTTCCAGTGGAAAATAACAGATTCTTGGCTTTGCAAATGCTGGCCAATATGGAGATAAAAAGTGGGATCGCTTGCGTTTCGAGCAGGACTTCATTGATGTGATTAAATAGAAGCTTAGTGTCGAAGTGAGGGTCAAACTGCAGAAACTGGGCTTGATCCAACAAGGATGGATGAAGCAGATGTTGGGAAAGTAGCCTCATTGCTGAGAGCTGATCCCAGTTTAGAGACGAAGCTTCAAGTATCAAACGAACGTAGTTGGAGACCGTGTAGTCTTGTTCGTGTTTGCATGGATCGTATTCCGTTTGTATAACTTGTGAGGGAAATGCTAATTTGTGCTCCTCAAAGTGAAGGCGCTTCGGTTTTAGGGTTCCACGAGCTGCAAGATGGTTTGACAGAGCATTAGTTTGTGGATTCTATTACGGGACGTTTACTATTCATGATTGATAAGTTACAACATGATTGAGTATTTGTATCCATATTACAATGTTTACTTCAACAGTAATCTAATGGATATGAATCAAGCAAAATTTGCTCAGTGTGTGTGTGGATCTTGTTTCATACCTGATTGAAACGTCATGTTCGATGGACTGCTGGGGTCTTCTGCGAAGAACTGGTCGAGGACCGAAACCGGGCTTTGATATTCTTCTTGATTTTTGTTGTTGTCACTCATTTCTAATGTGGGACTAGATGGAAAATCATCTGCTACATCTGAGAATGTCTCGTTCTCTAAAATTGAATCCTGCATAGTAAAGAAATATCAAGAATAATGATGCAAATTGATGGCATATGTCTAGACTAGAAGGAGATGAAGCTACACTTACCATCAAGGAATGCATTAACTTGATCTTGGAAGGTCTTTCTGTATTGCTGATCACTGCTGCTTCTGTTTGATGAACGTCATCCATTCCTGCAACGTTAGGCATATCTGCAGAAACGCAACTGATTCAAGAAACGCGTGTTTGATTGAAGCATACAAAAACATGCTAGAACAGGATATCACCTACCATTGAACTTGATGTATGGAGATTGAGTGATCCTTTCTTCTTCGACGAGAAAGGAGCTTGTACTACCCGTCGTGTCACCACATGGACTCAGATAAATGCTCTCCCTCGAAGGACTGATCAAATTCATTTCAGCAGAGCCAGAAAAGTATAGGCTTTCCCTTCTTGGGATAAAGCAAGACTCCATTTCTAGTGAAGACATAACCCTCCATGGATTTTGCAGCCTACTTGTTGCAGCAACATCCACTCCATGTTTCTCAGACAATACATCTCTTGAGACGTCTATTTTCTTGCGCGCAATTTCAGCCTCTCCGGCCACAGCAGGCTCCCTTCCCACCTTCATGAAGGCTTCTTTCTTGGCCACCTTTTCCCTTGCCTTTGCATTAGTGTTAGTATTCAAAGGACTATTAGTTTCAACTCCATTATAAATGCAGTCATATCCGAAAATGGATCTGCCGTGGGGAAGTCTAAACGTAGGCAAATGGTCTGAATCTATTCTTCTGTTGCTTCCAAAGGTGTGCTTCAGCTTCCTCTTGATCTCTCTGACAGAGAGAGACGTTACTCTCGATCCATCACCAGCCTCCCCTGATGAGCAATGACAAGCGAATCTTCCCGAATGCTGTCTCTTTTGAAGCCCAGGCTTGAGAGTTACTGCTTGTTTCTCAGTTTGAAGACTGTTGATGCAATTCTGAGGCAGGCAGTATGACTCGGACAACAATTCCATGACGAGCAAGTCCTTGTCCGAGCTCAGAACTTCCAATGCACTAGAGAATGGCTTGGACCCGAATTTTGCCCCAAGTTGTGCAGCAGGGCGTTTGTGGTTAGAGCTCGTTGGATCATCCGACTGACACAAGCACGACTCATAAAATCTCAGGCTAGTCTCGGTTGCTAACTTGTGACTACTCTCCATTAGATGATCAATTTGTGCATCTTCTTCTGGTGTTCGACCTCTACTACTCGTTGCGAATTCTGCTCCATACTGATACAAAAACACACAATGCAACATAAGGTTTTGGTAGAAAGATCTCAACAGGCATCCGAAACATCGCTACAAGCAGCAATGAAGGTTAGAAAACATCGGTCAATCAACTGTTTTTCTCAGTAGGAAACTACATATGCTTACTTGAATTTTTCGACATTCTTCATCAAAGCTCGTTCGATGAACTGCTTCATATACATGTAAGGGAAATGATCAATATGAGCTGAAAATCGAGCAACAAATAAATTTAGGATTCTTACCTATCATCTCAGAAGAGAAGCCATTTTGGGAGTCAAGAACATAATAGAGTGAATGCATACACTTGAATTCACATCTGCTTTTCACACCTTCTTCTTCACTAGTTGTTGTTGCCATCACTATCAACTTGTGCATCAACCTAAATAACTGCAAACACAACAATAAGTAAAACACAAGCTCTCAAGAAAATCCCAAGAAACTATATATGCATTCTTGCAAGTAAGTTTGAAGAAAAATATATTGCTTTTTGGGGGGTGGTTTCTATGAGTTGGAGATGTGAGATTAGGAACGAAGAAGAGGAAAAGAATATAATTTGTTTGTATGCAGAGATTTGTTATTACTAGAAGGAGCATTTAATTGTGAAGGTTGTGACATTTGTGAGTATGGCCACCATCACCAAACAAAGTTTTtcgttatgttttttttttaaatctttaaaaaatataagGTAGTTGTTGTTGTCTTACTTTTTTGTCTCCCTTCACATTTTATTTAGAGGACAAGACACTTGTGACTATATTGACATAGGATTTCTTACCATATGTGATGTGGCTATGTCTGGTGTCACATTCAACTCCAACTATCAATCACTATATATTCTAACCATGGTAAAATTTATGTGGTTGACGGTTCATGCGTTTCTGATAATGTGAAAACATAACTATCATGTTTAGATGAAGCAAAATCTAACACAACCGACTATTATCTTTTTTCAATTGATATATGAATCGGAATTTAAAGGTCGCGTTATAGTGGATTAGGATACGAGACCTTTGGCCTAAAGCATTAACCATTCTACCACTAAGTTAAGACACAACATTACATTATGCATATACCAAGTGAGTACAATATGAATAGTCCATCCGTCCTATAGAAATATGCTAATTAGAATTGACACGAGTTTTGATGTGTAGttggtaaagtaagtaagaagaaaaaaagtagttgaaattgtgtaatgGATGGTGAagtccataaatgataaagtaaaagagaagaagaataaagttaccacaaataaaatatagattATTTCTATGTGATGGaccgaaaaaaatgacttaTTTCTATAAATAAAGTTAGTATAATACATGAGGAAGATACACATTAAAAGTGTAAAAGTATTTAAGCAATTGGGGTTGTGAAGTAGTAATTGAGGGGTCTAACACTAAATACACTAGGTCAAGTTGTGGCCTGAATTAATGGCTCTAGGTAGGAATGCAATTAATGGGCATATCAAATTGTACCATTTAAGTATTCAACCaacattattttttgtttagcaGTCCGTGGCTTTTTCTAGGTTAtactaatataaataatatgTAGTAGGTATTCGCAAAGTACAATATGGCGGAGTAATAAAAATGATTATAATTTTCGTACTAATTTtctgaaatactccctccgcctgAATAGGAATATCGTTTTTCCATCTTAATCCATTCAGGAATAGGAATCTCAGTttaattttactataaatagtattAGGGTCTTACATTTCACTAACtgattttactcacatttcatttaaaactaatatatacaagtgagactcaaattccactcactttttctcatatatttttcttaatatttcctAAAATCCGTGttgccaagaaatgagactcctaatggcagacGGAAGTAGTGATAAATAAAATTACCATCAATATAGTTTCTCTATTCCTCAGTTTTTTCCGAAAGAACGAGCAGATAATTCTTTTTTCTCTGCGCAAGAAGATATGTAATTCACTTCAATGGAAGCTCGCATAAAATTATGTAGAATTagtttaaaaataattagaattttaacTACCCTAATTTGTTAGCTACATACATATAATAGGATAATTAAACCCTTAATTTATAGTAATAGtgtgtaagaaaataaaatttactagaccttatcctttgtataaaaaacaaaactttcTTAATTTGCGTGTCTAAGACACTAATAGTAACTAGTGAGACCGATGAAAatacaatatactccctccgtgaAAAGTTGagcaacaaaataaaaatagagtGAAATAccatttttattcaaaaaaattatcTCACATATGACGGTGAATAATAATGATTGCCTTATTAGTTCGTTTCATTACGGggatgttcggtttgcaagattgtatcccgagataaaatttataatgtgtttggttcatgagattcaatcctaCAACTGAATCCTAGATGCATAATTATCGATAATTAATTATAACCAActccctatgactaaaataatttcataactcaatcctaaattatatcttaattattttatcttgaaaatCTAACACCATTATAGTTAAATTCAGTCACTAGCTAGCTATTTATTCTATAAAAGTCCTCCATATGACATAATAATTGCTTCTGAAAATTTCAATGTGCCTCGATACCTATAAAATCTACCCTATAAATTTGACATAATAAGATATTAATATACAACCAAGATTCATAAGAAGCAAACCTGATATTACTTAATATTCAACCAAGATTCATAAGAAGCAAACCTGATATTACTTAATATTCAACCAAGATTCATAAGAAGCAAACCTGATATTACTTAATATTCAACCAAGATTCATAAGAAGCAAAACTTTGACTAGAGTGAACATTGAATATAGTAGCTAACATAATTAAGATCCACacttactttttttaatatcatCAATTATTAAACATTTTTGTTAGGTGTATTATTAATTACTGAGTCTTAATTTATGAGTTGGTGATCTTCCATTGCGAAAATAAGTAAGAAAATAAAGGAGAGTCAAACGTTTTTGGAACTTACGGTGATACAATTTGCATGCAACTTTGAagcatttaattcattttatatCGATACCAAAGGCATCCATCTTTCATTGTAAATCCATACCAAAACTATCAATCTTTCATGTCTGAATATTTATATAGGGTACgtatcaaaataaaatcaatttttaggGGTGGAACTGTACAATCTACTATACCGAAAGTATCTTAATGTATATTGTATCAATAATATCGATATAAGAGTATTTCACACCATTACCGTACCGAACTACTGAAGTTTTAGTACGAAATATTCTAATACTGTATACTGTATCGAAAGTGTCATACCTTATACCGTAGAAAAAATAACATTATAAAAATTTATCTCGTTATAAAAAAATGTCATACCATTAATAGGGCTACTTTCTCGATTAACCGGAAACCGGACCGGTTTAACCAATTCTATGAAGAATCGAGAACTAAAGAACCAAATTTTGGTCCTATAACGGTTACTAGCTAGATTTTGTTTTAATAAGTTTTCGTTTCTTACCCGATAaccatattaaaatgtcaatttatattatatttttacattttattatttattaataatgtaaatataataaattaatacttgCACCGTCTCAACCTAGTtgatatacttcatccgtccacgaaaaatagagcacatttaaaaaaggaaagttttcaacaacttctctcttactttttccccttctcttttactaataatatggacttcacattcactaacactacttctgttttacttttttcccttctttcttattttaccaatttcacattaaaacccgtgtcattcataacgtgtcctatttttcgtggacgaagggagtatttctttttgatacaaaatttaagaaattgatgtttaAATGTTAAattaatagagaataaagtaggaaagagaataaagtaggggatctagagagagaataaaggagatagaTGATAGAATTTTTATGCCTAAAAGAAAGTGGAGCAAGTTGCTTGGGATAACCCAAAATATATATCTAGCaaatatatggagtaatataCACTAATTCAAATTCTAAATTTCTTTTGTAGGCCGTGGCAAGTTAAATTATCGGTtcttgataaggctcatttcatgcatcggttatggggttaaattctgtGATTTCAGTGAACTAATAAGTGTTTGTAAGTTCAGGTGAGTGAAAAATCTGCCGGATCCAGGAATTGCATGCAAATCAACCGGGCATACGAAAATGAGGAAAGTGAAGTGAAAAAGCGCTATCAATTTACACGACCAAGGAAATGATGAAAACGATGgcagaaagcaaaagtaaacaAGGAGCAAATTCTAAAGGATCCTTTTTCGGaggacaaaaatgacaaatcatGAATAAGGAGTGCCCTAGGGATCTGAGCCTTAACTATAAAAGGGACAACTATCTTGAAGAGAGGCATCATTCTACACCAGTTGCAACAAACTCCTTAGTTTCATTTTTAGCTCACTTCACACATGCACTTGGCATCGATGGGGAAATTCTGGGTATTATGTGGCGGTTTAGCTTAGTttgtggtgtaacaccgtccccacgggggcgaagatacaattgtTTTTACATTTCTGCAGTTTTTGCTTCGCCGTGAACTTCTTTACTAGAAGCTCGACGATTGATATTTCCGTTTGAACCTTATTCCAGTGGCTATGGAAGTTTATGTTTTCTGTTTTACCTGGTGTTGATGTTTATTATCTGTTTTTActgatttagatgctttttgcaaTTGGTTATTGAATCGGAGTTGAGATCGGTTGAATTGGAGTTGTTTTGTTGTTGAAtcggttgaatcggagttgataGATGTGTATCTGGATGTAGTCTAGTTTGGATCGGGTTGATCGAGTGatgtttgtaatcaacgttgcatcgcatgagcataaactaggtgactcgttctatcaaagtaagaactgtgctagggtgttatagttggaatttgtataaccataattgtgaaagcacatccctagaattcccttatctctatacttttatctccgtgtttatttgcaattagttgtttctttgcTCTTTATagttctttattttaaaaaattctcaaAACTTTTGGTTTTTCCAAAtactaattgagttttagtattggatagacaatttgtgtttttttcccgtgatcgatatccggtactaacctttagctatactattcctactctgtatacatacatgtatttatagtgctaataaaaagtgcatcaagtttttggcaccGTTGCCGGGGTCACTTTgggattgatatcttcaaactgccaattttactactttggattttatttgctttctgtttttaattttcatttaatttgtttGTAGTTTTGTTTCTTTGAGGTTGTGTATGCGAACGCGTTCTGGGAATAACATCTTAGAGCCGCTAGATCCCGAACTTAAA
Encoded here:
- the LOC121754473 gene encoding uncharacterized protein LOC121754473 — its product is MATTTSEEEGVKSRCEFKCMHSLYYVLDSQNGFSSEMIVHRTSFDEECRKIQYGAEFATSSRGRTPEEDAQIDHLMESSHKLATETSLRFYESCLCQSDDPTSSNHKRPAAQLGAKFGSKPFSSALEVLSSDKDLLVMELLSESYCLPQNCINSLQTEKQAVTLKPGLQKRQHSGRFACHCSSGEAGDGSRVTSLSVREIKRKLKHTFGSNRRIDSDHLPTFRLPHGRSIFGYDCIYNGVETNSPLNTNTNAKAREKVAKKEAFMKVGREPAVAGEAEIARKKIDVSRDVLSEKHGVDVAATSRLQNPWRVMSSLEMESCFIPRRESLYFSGSAEMNLISPSRESIYLSPCGDTTGSTSSFLVEEERITQSPYIKFNDMPNVAGMDDVHQTEAAVISNTERPSKIKLMHSLMDSILENETFSDVADDFPSSPTLEMSDNNKNQEEYQSPVSVLDQFFAEDPSSPSNMTFQSARGTLKPKRLHFEEHKLAFPSQVIQTEYDPCKHEQDYTVSNYVRLILEASSLNWDQLSAMRLLSQHLLHPSLLDQAQFLQFDPHFDTKLLFNHINEVLLETQAIPLFISILASICKAKNLLFSTGRSCS